One genomic segment of Panicum virgatum strain AP13 chromosome 2N, P.virgatum_v5, whole genome shotgun sequence includes these proteins:
- the LOC120662434 gene encoding uncharacterized protein LOC120662434, whose product MGLNYMSLLTPSKAPFYGIVPGNSSTLIGSVNLPVTFGTEQNFWTEYIKFEVADFESSYHAILGRPALTKFMAVPHYVYLLLKMPGNTGVLSLRGDLLKSFECDKEVMDHAATVRLPSSVSEILAAAKELSLKEPMPSKKPSQSSVKPTGDVGTKTIQLQEGDESKTAIVGAGLSDK is encoded by the coding sequence ATGGGTCTCAACTACATGAGCCTACTCACTCCAAGCAAGGCCCCATTCTACGGCATTGTGCCCGGAAATTCTTCTACACTGATTGGCTCGGTCAACCTTCCAGTCACATTCGGTACAGAACAAAACTTCTGGACGGAgtacatcaagttcgaagtagcagacttcgaatcttcctatcATGCTATTCTGGGAAGACCTGCGCTCACCAAATTCATGGCAGTTCCACATTATGtatacctgctcctcaagatgccgggCAATACAGGAGTACTTTCTCTCcgtggagacctcctcaagtccttcgagtgcgacaaggaagtgATGGATCATGCTGCCACAGTTCGACTTCCTAGTTCTGTCAGTGAAATACTTGCcgctgctaaggaactctcactcaaggagccCATGCCATCAAAGAAGCCAAGCCAGTCGTCGGTCAAGCCAACCGGAgacgtgggcaccaagactatccagctacaagagggagatgagTCCAAAACCGCTATCGTCGGGGCTGGCTTgagcgacaaatag